One genomic segment of Cydia splendana chromosome 5, ilCydSple1.2, whole genome shotgun sequence includes these proteins:
- the LOC134790565 gene encoding eukaryotic translation initiation factor 4E-binding protein Mextli isoform X3 — translation MQQPAVAMDDTMSTVTKMTRTVKKLEVPRPLKSTTSSAHNRNSVLDVKINSVDDLIVLTEAVAYEMMQGNYDRALQSNVSTMYSNLKLYGAQLEALYKDFLDRYFVVFRNGSQDERLDKKTRLHLLELIELRAKHWQTSDYMSQYYRHRGTHAEPLLVPTMEGAGGSVSPTLATPPEPPALLQPGEVIKPSGKFPKPTKIPGKNYSKDEVVIRNADSGKVMGIKGRRVHMIEELSDTIISFQRVSPGAKERLVQITGPNEENVNHAKHLIGDTIRRNASPVRLEGALEAGAATDDNGDDADDEPRAREKSPHNNRALLHSFSTNDAALGEYKYTVTFGQHSIKITGQNLDLVKTAKLVLDEYFESAGALEAWGAGSGDFFTLSQRPQAALLLRTDPELNGDRDDDVFAPPANPAAAQDEPAADDAVPRRPRFSRAASTDKNQGPGGAGVRQTYTYETLVQYADSPLSKLPPAGLAAFPPELARKPEGAGAGRGDADY, via the exons ATGCAACAACCCGCAGTCGCCATGGATGA CACCATGTCGACTGTAACGAAAATGACCCGCACGGTTAAGAAACTGGAGGTGCCCAGACCATTGAAATCGACGACCAGTTCTGCTCATAACCGCAACTCTGTATTAGATGTCAAAATAAACTCTG TGGATGATCTAATAGTGTTGACGGAAGCAGTGGCATATGAAATGATGCAGGGCAACTATGACCGTGCACTTCAAAGTAATGTTTCTACTATGTATTCTAACTTAAAGCTGTATGGGGCGCAGCTTGAAGCACTCTACAAAGATTTCCTTGATAG atattttgttGTGTTCCGCAATGGTTCGCAGGACGAACGCTTGGACAAGAAAACAAGGCTACATCTTCTTGAGTTAATTGAGCTGCGCGCTAAGCATTGGCAGACTTCAGACTATATGAGTCAGTATTATAGGCACCGTGGCACACATGCAGAG CCACTACTGGTGCCGACGATGGAAGGCGCGGGCGGGTCCGTGTCCCCGACGCTGGCTACGCCGCCCGAGCCGCCCGCGCTCCTGCAGCCAGGGGAGGTCATCAAGCCCTCTGGCAAGTTCCCCAAACCCACCAAGATCCCCGGCAAGAACTACTCTAAGGACGAGGTTGTTATTCGAAACGCTGATTCTGGAAAAG TGATGGGTATCAAGGGCAGGCGGGTGCACATGATCGAGGAGCTAAGTGACACGATCATATCGTTTCAGCGAG TGAGCCCTGGTGCTAAGGAGCGCCTCGTCCAAATCACTGGACCCAATGAAGAAAATGTGAA CCACGCGAAGCATCTGATCGGCGACACGATCCGGCGCAACGCGTCGCCGGTGCGGCTGGAGGGCGCGCTGGAGGCCGGCGCCGCGACCGACGACAACGGCGACGACGCCGACGACGAGCCGCGCGCCAGGGAG AAATCGCCACACAATAATCGAGCTTTACTTCATAGTTTTTCAACGAACGACGCAGCGTTAGGAGAATATAAATACACTGTGACTTTTGGTCAACATTCCATCAAAATCACGGGGCAGAATCTGGATCTCGTCAAG ACCGCGAAGCTGGTGCTGGACGAGTACTTCGAGAGCGCGGGCGCGCTGGAGGCGTGGGGCGCGGGCTCGGGCGACTTCTTCACGCTGTCGCAGCGCCCGCAGGCCGCGCTGCTGCTGCGCACCGACCCCGAGCTCAACGGCGACCGCGACGACGACGTGTTCGCACCCCCGGCCAACCCCGCCGCCGCCCAGGACGAGCCAG CGGCCGACGACGCGgtgccgcgccgcccgcgcttTTCGCGCGCCGCCTCCACCGACAAGAACCAAG GGCCGGGCGGCGCCGGCGTGCGGCAGACGTACACGTACGAGACGCTGGTGCAGTACGCGGACTCGCCGCTCAGCAAGCTGCCGCCGGCCGGGCTGGCCGCCTTCCCGCCGGAGCTGGCGCGCAAG CCGGAGGGAGCGGGCGCCGGGCGCGGCGACGCCGACTACTAG
- the LOC134790565 gene encoding eukaryotic translation initiation factor 4E-binding protein Mextli isoform X4, with translation MQQPAVAMDDTMSTVTKMTRTVKKLEVPRPLKSTTSSAHNRNSVLDVKINSVDDLIVLTEAVAYEMMQGNYDRALQSNVSTMYSNLKLYGAQLEALYKDFLDRYFVVFRNGSQDERLDKKTRLHLLELIELRAKHWQTSDYMSQYYRHRGTHAEPLLVPTMEGAGGSVSPTLATPPEPPALLQPGEVIKPSGKFPKPTKIPGKNYSKDEVVIRNADSGKVMGIKGRRVHMIEELSDTIISFQRVSPGAKERLVQITGPNEENVNHAKHLIGDTIRRNASPVRLEGALEAGAATDDNGDDADDEPRAREKSPHNNRALLHSFSTNDAALGEYKYTVTFGQHSIKITGQNLDLVKTAKLVLDEYFESAGALEAWGAGSGDFFTLSQRPQAALLLRTDPELNGDRDDDVFAPPANPAAAQDEPGPGGAGVRQTYTYETLVQYADSPLSKLPPAGLAAFPPELARKSCLEFDSVSYLKKVRAAAGTTVAAVDAPDSPEPE, from the exons ATGCAACAACCCGCAGTCGCCATGGATGA CACCATGTCGACTGTAACGAAAATGACCCGCACGGTTAAGAAACTGGAGGTGCCCAGACCATTGAAATCGACGACCAGTTCTGCTCATAACCGCAACTCTGTATTAGATGTCAAAATAAACTCTG TGGATGATCTAATAGTGTTGACGGAAGCAGTGGCATATGAAATGATGCAGGGCAACTATGACCGTGCACTTCAAAGTAATGTTTCTACTATGTATTCTAACTTAAAGCTGTATGGGGCGCAGCTTGAAGCACTCTACAAAGATTTCCTTGATAG atattttgttGTGTTCCGCAATGGTTCGCAGGACGAACGCTTGGACAAGAAAACAAGGCTACATCTTCTTGAGTTAATTGAGCTGCGCGCTAAGCATTGGCAGACTTCAGACTATATGAGTCAGTATTATAGGCACCGTGGCACACATGCAGAG CCACTACTGGTGCCGACGATGGAAGGCGCGGGCGGGTCCGTGTCCCCGACGCTGGCTACGCCGCCCGAGCCGCCCGCGCTCCTGCAGCCAGGGGAGGTCATCAAGCCCTCTGGCAAGTTCCCCAAACCCACCAAGATCCCCGGCAAGAACTACTCTAAGGACGAGGTTGTTATTCGAAACGCTGATTCTGGAAAAG TGATGGGTATCAAGGGCAGGCGGGTGCACATGATCGAGGAGCTAAGTGACACGATCATATCGTTTCAGCGAG TGAGCCCTGGTGCTAAGGAGCGCCTCGTCCAAATCACTGGACCCAATGAAGAAAATGTGAA CCACGCGAAGCATCTGATCGGCGACACGATCCGGCGCAACGCGTCGCCGGTGCGGCTGGAGGGCGCGCTGGAGGCCGGCGCCGCGACCGACGACAACGGCGACGACGCCGACGACGAGCCGCGCGCCAGGGAG AAATCGCCACACAATAATCGAGCTTTACTTCATAGTTTTTCAACGAACGACGCAGCGTTAGGAGAATATAAATACACTGTGACTTTTGGTCAACATTCCATCAAAATCACGGGGCAGAATCTGGATCTCGTCAAG ACCGCGAAGCTGGTGCTGGACGAGTACTTCGAGAGCGCGGGCGCGCTGGAGGCGTGGGGCGCGGGCTCGGGCGACTTCTTCACGCTGTCGCAGCGCCCGCAGGCCGCGCTGCTGCTGCGCACCGACCCCGAGCTCAACGGCGACCGCGACGACGACGTGTTCGCACCCCCGGCCAACCCCGCCGCCGCCCAGGACGAGCCAG GGCCGGGCGGCGCCGGCGTGCGGCAGACGTACACGTACGAGACGCTGGTGCAGTACGCGGACTCGCCGCTCAGCAAGCTGCCGCCGGCCGGGCTGGCCGCCTTCCCGCCGGAGCTGGCGCGCAAG
- the LOC134790565 gene encoding eukaryotic translation initiation factor 4E-binding protein Mextli isoform X1: protein MQQPAVAMDDTMSTVTKMTRTVKKLEVPRPLKSTTSSAHNRNSVLDVKINSVDDLIVLTEAVAYEMMQGNYDRALQSNVSTMYSNLKLYGAQLEALYKDFLDRYFVVFRNGSQDERLDKKTRLHLLELIELRAKHWQTSDYMSQYYRHRGTHAEPLLVPTMEGAGGSVSPTLATPPEPPALLQPGEVIKPSGKFPKPTKIPGKNYSKDEVVIRNADSGKVMGIKGRRVHMIEELSDTIISFQRVSPGAKERLVQITGPNEENVNHAKHLIGDTIRRNASPVRLEGALEAGAATDDNGDDADDEPRAREKSPHNNRALLHSFSTNDAALGEYKYTVTFGQHSIKITGQNLDLVKTAKLVLDEYFESAGALEAWGAGSGDFFTLSQRPQAALLLRTDPELNGDRDDDVFAPPANPAAAQDEPAADDAVPRRPRFSRAASTDKNQGPGGAGVRQTYTYETLVQYADSPLSKLPPAGLAAFPPELARKSCLEFDSVSYLKKVRAAAGTTVAAVDAPDSPEPE from the exons ATGCAACAACCCGCAGTCGCCATGGATGA CACCATGTCGACTGTAACGAAAATGACCCGCACGGTTAAGAAACTGGAGGTGCCCAGACCATTGAAATCGACGACCAGTTCTGCTCATAACCGCAACTCTGTATTAGATGTCAAAATAAACTCTG TGGATGATCTAATAGTGTTGACGGAAGCAGTGGCATATGAAATGATGCAGGGCAACTATGACCGTGCACTTCAAAGTAATGTTTCTACTATGTATTCTAACTTAAAGCTGTATGGGGCGCAGCTTGAAGCACTCTACAAAGATTTCCTTGATAG atattttgttGTGTTCCGCAATGGTTCGCAGGACGAACGCTTGGACAAGAAAACAAGGCTACATCTTCTTGAGTTAATTGAGCTGCGCGCTAAGCATTGGCAGACTTCAGACTATATGAGTCAGTATTATAGGCACCGTGGCACACATGCAGAG CCACTACTGGTGCCGACGATGGAAGGCGCGGGCGGGTCCGTGTCCCCGACGCTGGCTACGCCGCCCGAGCCGCCCGCGCTCCTGCAGCCAGGGGAGGTCATCAAGCCCTCTGGCAAGTTCCCCAAACCCACCAAGATCCCCGGCAAGAACTACTCTAAGGACGAGGTTGTTATTCGAAACGCTGATTCTGGAAAAG TGATGGGTATCAAGGGCAGGCGGGTGCACATGATCGAGGAGCTAAGTGACACGATCATATCGTTTCAGCGAG TGAGCCCTGGTGCTAAGGAGCGCCTCGTCCAAATCACTGGACCCAATGAAGAAAATGTGAA CCACGCGAAGCATCTGATCGGCGACACGATCCGGCGCAACGCGTCGCCGGTGCGGCTGGAGGGCGCGCTGGAGGCCGGCGCCGCGACCGACGACAACGGCGACGACGCCGACGACGAGCCGCGCGCCAGGGAG AAATCGCCACACAATAATCGAGCTTTACTTCATAGTTTTTCAACGAACGACGCAGCGTTAGGAGAATATAAATACACTGTGACTTTTGGTCAACATTCCATCAAAATCACGGGGCAGAATCTGGATCTCGTCAAG ACCGCGAAGCTGGTGCTGGACGAGTACTTCGAGAGCGCGGGCGCGCTGGAGGCGTGGGGCGCGGGCTCGGGCGACTTCTTCACGCTGTCGCAGCGCCCGCAGGCCGCGCTGCTGCTGCGCACCGACCCCGAGCTCAACGGCGACCGCGACGACGACGTGTTCGCACCCCCGGCCAACCCCGCCGCCGCCCAGGACGAGCCAG CGGCCGACGACGCGgtgccgcgccgcccgcgcttTTCGCGCGCCGCCTCCACCGACAAGAACCAAG GGCCGGGCGGCGCCGGCGTGCGGCAGACGTACACGTACGAGACGCTGGTGCAGTACGCGGACTCGCCGCTCAGCAAGCTGCCGCCGGCCGGGCTGGCCGCCTTCCCGCCGGAGCTGGCGCGCAAG
- the LOC134790565 gene encoding eukaryotic translation initiation factor 4E-binding protein Mextli isoform X5 codes for MQQPAVAMDDTMSTVTKMTRTVKKLEVPRPLKSTTSSAHNRNSVLDVKINSVDDLIVLTEAVAYEMMQGNYDRALQSNVSTMYSNLKLYGAQLEALYKDFLDRYFVVFRNGSQDERLDKKTRLHLLELIELRAKHWQTSDYMSQYYRHRGTHAEPLLVPTMEGAGGSVSPTLATPPEPPALLQPGEVIKPSGKFPKPTKIPGKNYSKDEVVIRNADSGKVSPGAKERLVQITGPNEENVNHAKHLIGDTIRRNASPVRLEGALEAGAATDDNGDDADDEPRAREKSPHNNRALLHSFSTNDAALGEYKYTVTFGQHSIKITGQNLDLVKTAKLVLDEYFESAGALEAWGAGSGDFFTLSQRPQAALLLRTDPELNGDRDDDVFAPPANPAAAQDEPAADDAVPRRPRFSRAASTDKNQGPGGAGVRQTYTYETLVQYADSPLSKLPPAGLAAFPPELARKSCLEFDSVSYLKKVRAAAGTTVAAVDAPDSPEPE; via the exons ATGCAACAACCCGCAGTCGCCATGGATGA CACCATGTCGACTGTAACGAAAATGACCCGCACGGTTAAGAAACTGGAGGTGCCCAGACCATTGAAATCGACGACCAGTTCTGCTCATAACCGCAACTCTGTATTAGATGTCAAAATAAACTCTG TGGATGATCTAATAGTGTTGACGGAAGCAGTGGCATATGAAATGATGCAGGGCAACTATGACCGTGCACTTCAAAGTAATGTTTCTACTATGTATTCTAACTTAAAGCTGTATGGGGCGCAGCTTGAAGCACTCTACAAAGATTTCCTTGATAG atattttgttGTGTTCCGCAATGGTTCGCAGGACGAACGCTTGGACAAGAAAACAAGGCTACATCTTCTTGAGTTAATTGAGCTGCGCGCTAAGCATTGGCAGACTTCAGACTATATGAGTCAGTATTATAGGCACCGTGGCACACATGCAGAG CCACTACTGGTGCCGACGATGGAAGGCGCGGGCGGGTCCGTGTCCCCGACGCTGGCTACGCCGCCCGAGCCGCCCGCGCTCCTGCAGCCAGGGGAGGTCATCAAGCCCTCTGGCAAGTTCCCCAAACCCACCAAGATCCCCGGCAAGAACTACTCTAAGGACGAGGTTGTTATTCGAAACGCTGATTCTGGAAAAG TGAGCCCTGGTGCTAAGGAGCGCCTCGTCCAAATCACTGGACCCAATGAAGAAAATGTGAA CCACGCGAAGCATCTGATCGGCGACACGATCCGGCGCAACGCGTCGCCGGTGCGGCTGGAGGGCGCGCTGGAGGCCGGCGCCGCGACCGACGACAACGGCGACGACGCCGACGACGAGCCGCGCGCCAGGGAG AAATCGCCACACAATAATCGAGCTTTACTTCATAGTTTTTCAACGAACGACGCAGCGTTAGGAGAATATAAATACACTGTGACTTTTGGTCAACATTCCATCAAAATCACGGGGCAGAATCTGGATCTCGTCAAG ACCGCGAAGCTGGTGCTGGACGAGTACTTCGAGAGCGCGGGCGCGCTGGAGGCGTGGGGCGCGGGCTCGGGCGACTTCTTCACGCTGTCGCAGCGCCCGCAGGCCGCGCTGCTGCTGCGCACCGACCCCGAGCTCAACGGCGACCGCGACGACGACGTGTTCGCACCCCCGGCCAACCCCGCCGCCGCCCAGGACGAGCCAG CGGCCGACGACGCGgtgccgcgccgcccgcgcttTTCGCGCGCCGCCTCCACCGACAAGAACCAAG GGCCGGGCGGCGCCGGCGTGCGGCAGACGTACACGTACGAGACGCTGGTGCAGTACGCGGACTCGCCGCTCAGCAAGCTGCCGCCGGCCGGGCTGGCCGCCTTCCCGCCGGAGCTGGCGCGCAAG
- the LOC134790565 gene encoding eukaryotic translation initiation factor 4E-binding protein Mextli isoform X2, translating into MSTVTKMTRTVKKLEVPRPLKSTTSSAHNRNSVLDVKINSVDDLIVLTEAVAYEMMQGNYDRALQSNVSTMYSNLKLYGAQLEALYKDFLDRYFVVFRNGSQDERLDKKTRLHLLELIELRAKHWQTSDYMSQYYRHRGTHAEPLLVPTMEGAGGSVSPTLATPPEPPALLQPGEVIKPSGKFPKPTKIPGKNYSKDEVVIRNADSGKVMGIKGRRVHMIEELSDTIISFQRVSPGAKERLVQITGPNEENVNHAKHLIGDTIRRNASPVRLEGALEAGAATDDNGDDADDEPRAREKSPHNNRALLHSFSTNDAALGEYKYTVTFGQHSIKITGQNLDLVKTAKLVLDEYFESAGALEAWGAGSGDFFTLSQRPQAALLLRTDPELNGDRDDDVFAPPANPAAAQDEPAADDAVPRRPRFSRAASTDKNQGPGGAGVRQTYTYETLVQYADSPLSKLPPAGLAAFPPELARKSCLEFDSVSYLKKVRAAAGTTVAAVDAPDSPEPE; encoded by the exons ATGTCGACTGTAACGAAAATGACCCGCACGGTTAAGAAACTGGAGGTGCCCAGACCATTGAAATCGACGACCAGTTCTGCTCATAACCGCAACTCTGTATTAGATGTCAAAATAAACTCTG TGGATGATCTAATAGTGTTGACGGAAGCAGTGGCATATGAAATGATGCAGGGCAACTATGACCGTGCACTTCAAAGTAATGTTTCTACTATGTATTCTAACTTAAAGCTGTATGGGGCGCAGCTTGAAGCACTCTACAAAGATTTCCTTGATAG atattttgttGTGTTCCGCAATGGTTCGCAGGACGAACGCTTGGACAAGAAAACAAGGCTACATCTTCTTGAGTTAATTGAGCTGCGCGCTAAGCATTGGCAGACTTCAGACTATATGAGTCAGTATTATAGGCACCGTGGCACACATGCAGAG CCACTACTGGTGCCGACGATGGAAGGCGCGGGCGGGTCCGTGTCCCCGACGCTGGCTACGCCGCCCGAGCCGCCCGCGCTCCTGCAGCCAGGGGAGGTCATCAAGCCCTCTGGCAAGTTCCCCAAACCCACCAAGATCCCCGGCAAGAACTACTCTAAGGACGAGGTTGTTATTCGAAACGCTGATTCTGGAAAAG TGATGGGTATCAAGGGCAGGCGGGTGCACATGATCGAGGAGCTAAGTGACACGATCATATCGTTTCAGCGAG TGAGCCCTGGTGCTAAGGAGCGCCTCGTCCAAATCACTGGACCCAATGAAGAAAATGTGAA CCACGCGAAGCATCTGATCGGCGACACGATCCGGCGCAACGCGTCGCCGGTGCGGCTGGAGGGCGCGCTGGAGGCCGGCGCCGCGACCGACGACAACGGCGACGACGCCGACGACGAGCCGCGCGCCAGGGAG AAATCGCCACACAATAATCGAGCTTTACTTCATAGTTTTTCAACGAACGACGCAGCGTTAGGAGAATATAAATACACTGTGACTTTTGGTCAACATTCCATCAAAATCACGGGGCAGAATCTGGATCTCGTCAAG ACCGCGAAGCTGGTGCTGGACGAGTACTTCGAGAGCGCGGGCGCGCTGGAGGCGTGGGGCGCGGGCTCGGGCGACTTCTTCACGCTGTCGCAGCGCCCGCAGGCCGCGCTGCTGCTGCGCACCGACCCCGAGCTCAACGGCGACCGCGACGACGACGTGTTCGCACCCCCGGCCAACCCCGCCGCCGCCCAGGACGAGCCAG CGGCCGACGACGCGgtgccgcgccgcccgcgcttTTCGCGCGCCGCCTCCACCGACAAGAACCAAG GGCCGGGCGGCGCCGGCGTGCGGCAGACGTACACGTACGAGACGCTGGTGCAGTACGCGGACTCGCCGCTCAGCAAGCTGCCGCCGGCCGGGCTGGCCGCCTTCCCGCCGGAGCTGGCGCGCAAG
- the LOC134790565 gene encoding eukaryotic translation initiation factor 4E-binding protein Mextli isoform X6 — translation MQQPAVAMDDTMSTVTKMTRTVKKLEVPRPLKSTTSSAHNRNSVLDVKINSVDDLIVLTEAVAYEMMQGNYDRALQSNVSTMYSNLKLYGAQLEALYKDFLDRYFVVFRNGSQDERLDKKTRLHLLELIELRAKHWQTSDYMSQYYRHRGTHAEPLLVPTMEGAGGSVSPTLATPPEPPALLQPGEVIKPSGKFPKPTKIPGKNYSKDEVVIRNADSGKVMGIKGRRVHMIEELSDTIISFQRVSPGAKERLVQITGPNEENVNHAKHLIGDTIRRNASPVRLEGALEAGAATDDNGDDADDEPRAREKSPHNNRALLHSFSTNDAALGEYKYTVTFGQHSIKITGQNLDLVKTAKLVLDEYFESAGALEAWGAGSGDFFTLSQRPQAALLLRTDPELNGDRDDDVFAPPANPAAAQDEPAADDAVPRRPRFSRAASTDKNQELPGVRQRQLPKEGARRGRDHRGRRGRARLS, via the exons ATGCAACAACCCGCAGTCGCCATGGATGA CACCATGTCGACTGTAACGAAAATGACCCGCACGGTTAAGAAACTGGAGGTGCCCAGACCATTGAAATCGACGACCAGTTCTGCTCATAACCGCAACTCTGTATTAGATGTCAAAATAAACTCTG TGGATGATCTAATAGTGTTGACGGAAGCAGTGGCATATGAAATGATGCAGGGCAACTATGACCGTGCACTTCAAAGTAATGTTTCTACTATGTATTCTAACTTAAAGCTGTATGGGGCGCAGCTTGAAGCACTCTACAAAGATTTCCTTGATAG atattttgttGTGTTCCGCAATGGTTCGCAGGACGAACGCTTGGACAAGAAAACAAGGCTACATCTTCTTGAGTTAATTGAGCTGCGCGCTAAGCATTGGCAGACTTCAGACTATATGAGTCAGTATTATAGGCACCGTGGCACACATGCAGAG CCACTACTGGTGCCGACGATGGAAGGCGCGGGCGGGTCCGTGTCCCCGACGCTGGCTACGCCGCCCGAGCCGCCCGCGCTCCTGCAGCCAGGGGAGGTCATCAAGCCCTCTGGCAAGTTCCCCAAACCCACCAAGATCCCCGGCAAGAACTACTCTAAGGACGAGGTTGTTATTCGAAACGCTGATTCTGGAAAAG TGATGGGTATCAAGGGCAGGCGGGTGCACATGATCGAGGAGCTAAGTGACACGATCATATCGTTTCAGCGAG TGAGCCCTGGTGCTAAGGAGCGCCTCGTCCAAATCACTGGACCCAATGAAGAAAATGTGAA CCACGCGAAGCATCTGATCGGCGACACGATCCGGCGCAACGCGTCGCCGGTGCGGCTGGAGGGCGCGCTGGAGGCCGGCGCCGCGACCGACGACAACGGCGACGACGCCGACGACGAGCCGCGCGCCAGGGAG AAATCGCCACACAATAATCGAGCTTTACTTCATAGTTTTTCAACGAACGACGCAGCGTTAGGAGAATATAAATACACTGTGACTTTTGGTCAACATTCCATCAAAATCACGGGGCAGAATCTGGATCTCGTCAAG ACCGCGAAGCTGGTGCTGGACGAGTACTTCGAGAGCGCGGGCGCGCTGGAGGCGTGGGGCGCGGGCTCGGGCGACTTCTTCACGCTGTCGCAGCGCCCGCAGGCCGCGCTGCTGCTGCGCACCGACCCCGAGCTCAACGGCGACCGCGACGACGACGTGTTCGCACCCCCGGCCAACCCCGCCGCCGCCCAGGACGAGCCAG CGGCCGACGACGCGgtgccgcgccgcccgcgcttTTCGCGCGCCGCCTCCACCGACAAGAACCAAG